CACTATTTAGATTTTTAGTAGCTTTTTTTGTAAACTAGTCTTGCTTTTTCATTTTGCGTCTTTAACCAAAATTAGAGGTgtcttttatttatagtattaaaaCATTGTTCAGTACTAAGTTATTTAGTCTTATTTTTAGTACTTTATTATGTCCACCAAAATTAATGCGTTGGCTTTGTTGCAGCACACACGGGATCATGGGCCAAAGCCTACCCAGAAATCATCACATGCGCCGATGTATTCTGGTGGCCCGCAGGAGCTAGTTGGGACGACCGGTACGCAGCCGAGCCAGGAACCGGCCAACTCAACCCCTTGCACCCGAAGACCTACCAAGTGGTCCAAAACATAGTCCACGATGTCGCCTCCATGTTTCCGGACCAATTCCTCCATGCGGGAGCCGACGAGGTCACTCCAAACTGCTGGAAACTCGACCCTACCATTCAGTCATTCCTCTCCAAAAATGGAACCCTCAGTCAGATCCTCTCTACCTTCATCAACTCAACCCTACCTTACATCCTCTCTCTGAACCGCACCGTGGTTTATTGGGAGGACGTGTTGCTTGACGCCATGATCAGCGTGGACCCCTCATTGCTTCCAACGGAACACGTGATTCTTCAGACGTGGAACAACGGCCCAGATAACACCAAGAGGATCGTTGCTGCCGGCTACCGCGCTATTGTCTCATCCTCGGATTTCTACTACTTGGACTGCGGCCACGGTGATTTCATCGGAAACAACAGCGAGTATGATCAGCCGCCCGGTGCAAACCAGACCGATGGCGGGTCGTGGTGTGGCCCGTTCAAATCGTGGCAGCTTATCTATAACTACGATATAACGTACGGGCTGAGCCCCACGGAGGCAGAGCTGGTTATAGGCGGGGAGGTGGCGCTGTGGTCGGAGCAGGCGGATTCTACCGTCTTGGATCAGAGGATCTGGCCTAGGGCTTCGGCCATGGCAGAGACGCTGTGGTCGGGGAACCGGGACAGTTCCGGGAAGAAGAGGTCTGCCGAGGCCGTGGATCGCCTCAACGAGTGGCGGTACAGGATGGTCACAAGGGGGGTTAGGGCTGAGCCTATTCAGCCGCTCTGGTGTATCAAGAATCCGGGCATGTGCAACACCGTGCAGTAGTAGCGGAGTGACGATTTCATGACTATGAAAGATGTGGTTTTAAAACCTACTAGTTTATCCTAAATTATTTGTGTTATTTTTGGGTGAGATGTTGAGAATGAACTCTTTAGTTGGTTGGTGTATTCATTATTGTAAtgaataaagttgcataaaattctctaaattcaaaataaaatagatatgaTGCATGCTTCCTTCAATTAAGAAACTTACACCACCACTCTCTATCTTAACTAACATAGGTACATCAATGAATAATAATTGACATGCAGAATAATGTTTGAGCTACAAACAACTTTCCCCAAAATAAacttattttctattttggggaATACAAATCCTAGAATAAAGGTTTTGCAAGAAGGAAAACCAATtcaatatatatgtatttttctcttcattttcaCTGGCAGTTGGAGTTTCTGCCAGGTCCCCCAAAGTAGAAGTACTCACCCCATTCACCACTCCTGCCAAGCTGAATATTGTAGCAGCTCGACTGCTCCGTGAAAGTTCCAATGTCTTTAGGAGCCCTCAAGTTGTTCGACTCGTCTACCACCTGAATATTTCTCACATAACTCGACTTACCAAATCCCTCATCGGGGAAATGGCCACTGCCCATCTGTGTGGTCGTGTGTTGCCCGTCTGACTCTGAGTTCACAACCTCGCCTCCCCATTCGACCATAGAAGCACTGTCTGATAAGTAGGAAAACAGAAACGCTGGCCAGTATCCCAGCACGTAGTCGTTCCCAAATTGCATCCACCAATTCCCCTCCTTCGGGTCCTAAAAGGAATTACAACGAGCGTTAATCAACAACATAAACAGATCATTTGTCTTTTACCCCTTATTTTATAGCAAGAAAGAATTTACAGCATGACTTTCCACAGGTCTAAACAAATAAGAAATGACAAATGAGTAGAAAGCTGTACACACTCAAATATATGCTCAAAAAGTGTGTGCCACCCTGAACATGATGAAATATATGTTAGAGCACAGAACAGAGAAAAGCATGTAATAATGTCAGAGATTCCAAGTAGTATAATAATCCAAGATCTGAATGAAACTTGTCTATCAGTTGCATAATATATTATCCACTAACTGCCATCGGAGTAGCATTATCTTTCTATTGTTAATCATAGAGTTGGAAGCAGGGCCCATTTTTTATACCTTCCAAACAAGTATGCTGATATCATATTGGGAACCACGGTAGCTCGAGAGGGGATAGATGCTGGCCCCCATCGCTATTTGATTGTTGATTTGAATAAAACCCGAGCACAGCAAGTTGTAGCACCCCGTGGCTTGATAAGCATCACTCTACAATTTGACATTTCAACAATATTCAAGAATTAAGATTAAGGCTAAACCAATGTAACTAACTTCATTAGAAATTGGATGACTTACAGTCCAGTAGGTGAAGAGTCTTGTGTTGTTATCTCCATACAAATCTGGACTAACCTAATAAAAATTTCCACCAAAATCACCACAAGTTAGTCGAAAAGATCATTCGTACAGTCATAAGCTGAATGAATGTAGACAAGATTCACCTGCCAGCCAGCCTCGATGCTGTTGAGATCTGATGCAAAAGAGCCTCCAAGAAGCCAGAGCTGAGACAAGCTGAATTCATTTGTTTGTTGAATTTTAGGATCCCATACATTTATGGTAGCCTTTGCTCCATAGTATTGATCTCCTTCAACATATGCTATGGCATGCTAAAGAGCTCCAAACATTACAAAATTCAAAACAATCAACAAAAAGTTCAAAAACCTTGAAACAGTGGACACAAAGTGCAGCAATTATAAAAAGACTCCCCTTTTCTTCCAAAAGTCCCACCTTTTCAAGAACCCAATTCGAAAATTTGAAAAGGTAGATGAATTCCTTTTACCTGATGCCCATTTTGGTTAATAAGATCAGGCTGAGGTTTGGCATAAGTTGGTGGTGTAGGAATAGTTTTGTGCTTCTTCTTCCCAAATGATTGGATTGAGCTTGCTCTCAGCAAATCCTCTTCTCTTGTTCTCCTCACCGGAATCGTCCCTTGGCCACACCCCCCACTCTTGTGCCACAGCTGAGCTATCCCACTTTCTCCCTTGCCCACTTTCTTGCCGTCTCTGTACAGCCCTTCCGGGTGATAGCTAGGCATCATCTGCCACAATTCAACCACTCCCACCATCAAAACAACATtcaagatttgaaaaaaaaggaaacaaagtGAAGAATACCTGAATTGTGTGATTCTTGAAATGGGGATGATCGAAAGCTGGTTGGTGAGATATAGGGATGCAGTCTATGATATCACCATCTGGGCTCTACTTAAAAAAGAAGGGCATTTTCCTGTCAgcttttcacacacacacacaaaaaaaacacacaagaGACATGCAAGAATACCTTGATGGACTTGACAGGAGGCTTGTTCAGGCGGCTGAGGTGGCGCTTAACTTCGAGATTCCGGCGGCGCGCGGCGGAGCCCGAGCCCGGCGCTGCCAGCACGAAGAGAAGCCACAAAACCAATTTTACCTTCATATCCACTGGGGAAAGCTTGTCAAGATCGACACTTTTTCAAGAATTGAGCTTTAAAAAGGCAGTGATCATTCACGGTGTGCTTCAATTATCTCTCCTTTTGAAATAATTGAAGGCTGGAGGGGTTGAGAGGTTTTTGCTTTTTATCCTGTGGAACCCGTTTTGGTGCTTATCATGGTGTAGTAAGTGGTTAATACTCGTTCTagattgaaaaaaatgaattgaaaaataaaaatggaaatttGGGAAAAATCCAATATGGGGTTGCCGCCGTCTACCGACGCAATTGTTGGAGCTGCTTAGGGGTAGAATGGGAAATGGGGCAGTAGGCTACGGAAAGAGAGGAGCttgttaaatttaattttatatccTCACAGTTTCAATCACTTGTCGTTTCAGATCTCTCGTTTGTGATTTTGAGAGAcagaattattcattatttatttaatccTTAACCGTACGATTTTACATTTTCAAGCAGTGGGAATTGATcgtgatttttaattaatactatttgacaatttttaattaaaaatatgatagAAGGGTGCTTTAGCCTAACCCAACTATTTCTATGTTCTGCTCTGATTGCATGCCTCATTGACTAGAGTGCCTATTTCAACTTTTATCATAATACTAGCAATGGGGCATCTTATGCGCACTctatgcaccgccacatcaTCTTTTTTATCTCCCTACCCTTCCCACTTACAGTGGGGCCCTAAGGGGCGCCCTATAGattttactattgtttatttaattaatttaaatattttcaaaatatataatgcaaactaattaaaaaatgcaatgattaaataaaaaccaGCGAATACTGCATTGattaaacaaaagttacacgattcaagttggctaatctacgaAATTCTcaacttccggcgcagctcatcgatcaactcccggaggtattcggctttggcggggtcggtacacttctcgagggccttgtgcgtctgcaacaacgtccgcgccattgAGGCTGTTGCTAACTCCACATACGCGGCGGTCGTCGGGTTCAgggtcgggatcgggatcgccgatggggcggcggcggtcgaggatgatgtcgtcgtctccttccccttgttcttcgcagccttgaagCCTATAGGACGTCGGGAGGACagcggtgtgccggaactctcatcctccgcgtacgtccggttgaggtccaccggacgagttccgctttcactgctcgtgtaaccaccagcttcggtggtcttcgtcctctttgtcgcaccggtgtgcagaatctcGCCTTGCAATTTCtgtttgtccctcaagagcgcccagatgttgaaatgcttgaagtcgccgtacatggacTAGTACGACAACAGCGatctatcgcgcacatcgctcaagctctcgccgcttccctgctccctcgagcacttctcgtactccgccgtgaacaggttgacttgtttcttcacctggtcccagtgcttgcggagctgctccctatgacGCTTGTACGCGATCgacggcttcgcctcattgtagcgctcggcgatgcgctcccagtacgcaagctgcttctggttgtttgcgaatatcgggtcctctgaaatatccacccaacacctcgccaagacgagagtttcatccggttggtttccggaggtggcaccttgtacgcccggtgccggatccgcttctttctggcagGGGCGGCAGCGGCGGATGGGGTGGCGGCGGCGCAGCAGGAGGAGGCGAAGGGTCaggttggagacggctccatgtcagacaaaccgtacgaatccgtactgaattcgggatcgtactgcgcgttggcgtcgaacgaccgatattcgtcgggttctatacccggccaacgcgcatcacccacaaacatcggactattgggacttgaatccatttcgtagtaaatgtgagtttcgagagtggaatcgtgaaatgaaatgttacaaatgaaggtggggtagggggtatttaaacaaaattttcgaatttagcattaaaaaaataaaaaaaatgcgcgccatcgtccgcgtcgcccacaatggcgcccgatggtgcggacgatggcgcgcccgatggccTATCGGGAGCGCTTCTACCACGGACGAAGCATAGGGCGTGGGCTTAGGGCGTCGCATCAtccgggcacccacaatggtgcccgatggcgcgcccgaggacgatggcacgcatcgggcgcgccttcgggcgccccattgtggatgcccttagagcatccacaatgggacggatgtcccggtggacatcccgacggactttccaaaaacacctcctgcaacatcataaggacatcccactacacaatgacggacatccccaaggacatcccgacaaacatccaaaaaaaacaataaaaaatcgggacgtccgccgggatgtCTGTcatgtcaacgcaatggcggacgtcccgacggacgtcccggaaagccgcggaactccggtgtccgcagcggacgtccgtatccgtatgcatgctgcctaatgacggacgtccggcacgccggtccgacgtccgacaggacatccgccattgtggatgctcttagtcatTAGAAGAGTTATAATACAGCTCCATGTGAATCACAAAATTGTACTAgtacattttgccattttaagTAATACCAGTGTATACttatttctttattaattttaggcatattttattatttttatcgaGGTTTTCACATGTGCTTTCTCATTTCTGCACTCACAATTATACACACTATCTAGTAAAGTAATATCCATTTTCCAATCAAATTAaactatattctgtttgaattaTGTCATAACTTAGTGTTTGCTGTTGCATGAGACCTATAAAGGAGACTTATGTAAGAAATTTTAGTGCATTTGTTTCTCTATATGTATATTCAACATAAAAAAGACCAAGCACAGATAAAAGATCATATATCATCAACCAAAAACACAGTCATAAAAATTAGTCATCTCAACCTAATTTCCACTTAATCATCAAgttatttgtcatttgtttaCGAAAACTGAGAATCATGAGCACCAACCTTGAGTCTGAAGAGTCTCATCTTGTCGAACGCctagtatatatttaattttagaaGTATAACAAGTACtccataattatatttatctcttaatttatactccatattattTTAAGTGTGTCTTATTACAGCTATTGATTAATTCTACATACAGTATtcatatagtactactactttaatTTTAAGTAGTTCTTTATTTAATCATAGTATAACTCTAAATTTTTATACAATTTATTTATTGCGTGCGTTACATATTTACTGTGTAAATGCAATACTTTTATGATCTTTAATGGTCAAAATCGCATTTAAATTGACTAAATAACTTCTCCATATAATTCAAGTTGATATTAGACATTTGATGAAagtaaatatggagtattgaatagTTAAATGTACATGTTAATAAAATGAACATGAATCGTTATATACTAAAAAGATCTCGCATAGGTTTTAGGCCATtatagcaatggggcgccctaaggcgcgccctatggtgcgccacgtcatcagttttatcctcctacccccacctgcaatgtggcgccctaaggcgcgccctatatgtttactattgttttgttaattaatttaaatgttttcaaatatgtttaatgcaaactaattaaaaaacacaacgagtaactaaaaaccggcgaagattgcattgattaaaaattaatacatttataaaaattaatacatttataaaaattaatacatttataaaaaaccttcatttcaatCACACAACATAAACATCTTAATAACTTGAAGAAGCAAATTCTCGTTTCACCGAATTCtaatttttaatcataaattatcattttttatcacattatcatcttaataaatgtataaaataatttagtttTCAAGATATCTCAACTATTGTTTGTAGTCCAACGGTTTGGATTATTGCCTTCCAAGCAATAGACCCGGATTCGATCCCCGGCAAATgcattttttttagtaaaatgcGCGCCCGAGGACGGTGGACGCCATCGGgcgcgccccattgcaggtgccCTTAGGAGCTCGGAATTTACACCATCGAATTTTCTAGTACCATTTCTTGAGCTCAACCGCAACAACATCTTTACAAAGAAATCTAATACTCGTATTGAGacatatataatattttttaattttaatcgataataaaattattattcgtAGATCAATTAATTCAACTTTTAAATTCGAAAGCAACTAATAAAAGTGGATATAATTGTGAATTTTCCCTTCAGTTATGGAAAGGTACAGACATTTTAAAAAGTTGACATTAGATAGTCAATATCTTACTTATCATAGGACCATGCTGTCTGAAATCCTCACTTTTGATTTCCATCTAATTTTACCAAGCAAAAATAATAAAGATCAAATAATTTCTCACCTTTTATACTCCATCATAATTCATAACTACCTAATACTATATCAAATTTCAACGCACAAATTAAATGACCTccttgatgttttcttttaccCACTCGGTCGAATCATTATTGCAAATAATTACCTAagtgataaaaaataatatcatgatgAGTGATCAGATTACATGTTTGAAAACTTCAATGCAATTTTTTGATGTGAAAGTTCAATTTAATATTTCTACATATAATGGTGAATTAACTTATACTAGTGTGACAGATTTGAATCCTTGATCTGATTAACAAAATTGGGAATTTGTGGAACTCACCAATTAAAAGAGAAGAATGTGGGAAGATAATGACTATAGTCCCACAATGTGTTTGTAGTATTAGATATTGGAAGACAACCAAAATTAATGTTGTTGGGTCGTGTAAGAAATTGACAAAAATAAGTTGTGTGGAGGTGCTTCTTTGAACCTGCATAAATCCATAATGATTTtatctaaaattttatatttttataattaagtggAAGTATTATTTCTGAATATTATAAATTTCACATGATTTATATGGGTCGGTTATTTTATCCCCACTCTTCAATAGTAGCTCACTAGGCTCGTGCAAAACTACTCATACGTGTGACCACTTACACtctacttttaattttttatccagttttttttcaaatttcactATGATCATAAGAGCAATATAATGCACGTGTAGATTCCATAAGTAATATAaattggaatgtaactgtgatGATTATTCAAACTCTaaccttattttattttaatgatattttatttgtacTATCGCATATACtccataattatttttttcgttttaagaaaaagaaaggaaTCCTTTCTTGAGAGAGCGAGAGAGTTCTTTTGCCGATAGAGACGGGGagagatttttctttaattttgttttgtggGAAAACGTATAGATATGTTTTTCTATAGGAAAACATAGAGTAGTGATTTAGGGAAACCACTACTTATATGCATAAATAGATAACacgaatttagttcactataagagcgatttagttcactataggAAGGAGTGAAGCAAAACGCATTTACAGTGAACTAAATCCTTCACGAagtaaatacttcactataataGTGTTTCGGTTCACTTCTTcctgtagtgaactaaatcactcttatagtTCATCACTCTTATAGTAAACTAAATCGCTCATATAGTGAACTAGACAATTTTGATCTAATGGCTGagatttattctctaattatacacttaatattagttatactttgatcatctcccggaaaacatattttcatttttttacatcCTATAACTAGTAGGaaaacatattttcattttttttacatcCTAAACCAATTATAGTTTCTTGTTTCTGTTAAAGGTATactttttttcttaattcttaCTAACTA
This DNA window, taken from Salvia splendens isolate huo1 chromosome 18, SspV2, whole genome shotgun sequence, encodes the following:
- the LOC121777512 gene encoding beta-hexosaminidase 2-like — encoded protein: MDHISYPLLSHHFSLILICTILIPTPQISAVGFPINVWPKPTTFLWPRPQAIALSPNFTISAPPHPHLTPAVRRYLRQILTEHHRPLVTPNLNLTSSPPLSALTITISDASAPLAHGVNESYSLTIPDDGSAAALSSETAWGAMRGLETLSQLVYGDPSSRVACGLYIADVPLFMHRGIMLDTARNYYGVEDLLRLIAAMSMNKLNVFHWHVTDSHSFPLVVPSEPEMAAKGAYGEGMMYTVADVKKVVEFGLERGVRVVPEIDMPAHTGSWAKAYPEIITCADVFWWPAGASWDDRYAAEPGTGQLNPLHPKTYQVVQNIVHDVASMFPDQFLHAGADEVTPNCWKLDPTIQSFLSKNGTLSQILSTFINSTLPYILSLNRTVVYWEDVLLDAMISVDPSLLPTEHVILQTWNNGPDNTKRIVAAGYRAIVSSSDFYYLDCGHGDFIGNNSEYDQPPGANQTDGGSWCGPFKSWQLIYNYDITYGLSPTEAELVIGGEVALWSEQADSTVLDQRIWPRASAMAETLWSGNRDSSGKKRSAEAVDRLNEWRYRMVTRGVRAEPIQPLWCIKNPGMCNTVQ
- the LOC121777513 gene encoding uncharacterized protein LOC121777513 produces the protein MKVKLVLWLLFVLAAPGSGSAARRRNLEVKRHLSRLNKPPVKSIKSPDGDIIDCIPISHQPAFDHPHFKNHTIQMMPSYHPEGLYRDGKKVGKGESGIAQLWHKSGGCGQGTIPVRRTREEDLLRASSIQSFGKKKHKTIPTPPTYAKPQPDLINQNGHQHAIAYVEGDQYYGAKATINVWDPKIQQTNEFSLSQLWLLGGSFASDLNSIEAGWQVSPDLYGDNNTRLFTYWTSDAYQATGCYNLLCSGFIQINNQIAMGASIYPLSSYRGSQYDISILVWKDPKEGNWWMQFGNDYVLGYWPAFLFSYLSDSASMVEWGGEVVNSESDGQHTTTQMGSGHFPDEGFGKSSYVRNIQVVDESNNLRAPKDIGTFTEQSSCYNIQLGRSGEWGEYFYFGGPGRNSNCQ